The Lysinibacillus irui sequence ATACACAGTTGTGAGCCATTGTGCTAAATTGGCATCTATCTTGAAATCTTCCATTATTGGTGGCATAGCAATAAGTAATAATGTCTGATTGAGAATAGACACAAATGCAGCAGCTAGTAAAATAGCTACTATTAAATTTCTTTTTCTATTCATATAAACCCCCTCTTCTATGTATGTTAGTACTAACTAACATTTTGTTTTAAAAAAATATAGTAAAGTTGTGTGAGTGAAAGTTATACAATAACTCCACTCACAAAATTAGTTATTAAATTATGAACAAAAGTATCCCTTTGATCTTTTAAGAAATGATAATCCCATAATGCATTTGATACAAAAAATCCAAAAAGGCTTGTTAAAAAAACAATAGCCTGTCCTTTTGTATCTATTTCCTTCATCCTTCCTTGTTCGATTTGAGATTGGAAATAAGCAGCTAATAATTGGAGCAATTGCTTCGTTTGGTTATCCGAAATGGTATCCATTAATCCAGGTAGCAAACTTCTATCTTGGGTTGTAATAAGAAAAATAGGTTTATTTTTCTCCATAAAAGCTAGATATGTATTGGCAATCTGCTGTAAGTCATTAGCAAGGTCCCCTGATAACTCTTGCGCAAATAAATGCTCAAAGTATGGGATATAAGAATGATGATGTAGCACTGCTTGTAGGATACCCAATTTTGTTTCATAATGACGGAAAACAGTCATTTCGCTAACACCAGCAGTTGAGGCAATATCTTTCACCGACACATTCGAGTAGCCCCTTTCCGTCATTAAGGTTGTGGCAGCAGCAAGAATTTTATCTTTTGTATCTTTTTTCATTCTAACTCCCCCAAATGTTAGTTGTAACTAACAAAAATATAGTCGATTGAGCACAACTTGTCAAAAAAAGTGTTACCCTAGAAAAAAATCTAGTGATAACACGTAATACACTTACATATGTCCCGCTCGAATTTTCTTGACGATACTGAAAGTCGTGTATGTCGCAGCTGGTGCTAGTACAACAATAAAAATAATCCAAACGGTTAGGTTGTTCGTCGC is a genomic window containing:
- a CDS encoding TetR/AcrR family transcriptional regulator, with the protein product MKKDTKDKILAAATTLMTERGYSNVSVKDIASTAGVSEMTVFRHYETKLGILQAVLHHHSYIPYFEHLFAQELSGDLANDLQQIANTYLAFMEKNKPIFLITTQDRSLLPGLMDTISDNQTKQLLQLLAAYFQSQIEQGRMKEIDTKGQAIVFLTSLFGFFVSNALWDYHFLKDQRDTFVHNLITNFVSGVIV